In a genomic window of Curtobacterium sp. MCBD17_035:
- a CDS encoding Maf family protein: protein MRTRLYLASTSPARRALLAQSGIEPVLVAPGVDEESTAAAEAQRLGRALTGPELVSLLAVAKARAVADRSIAGSPVDGVVLGGDSAFEVDGHLYGKPHDPVVARERWRGMLAAGGGTLWSGHCVVDRRRDRPGGSGTAASTTADDHATGAHAGPAGRAGAVPPGMRIEGDTVVAVDGARLTFADDVDPDEVAAYVATGEPLEVAGAFTIDGAAAAYITRIEGAPSAVVGLSLPMLRSMLRHGFGIAWHDLWATA, encoded by the coding sequence ATGCGCACCCGCCTGTACCTCGCGAGCACCTCCCCGGCACGGCGGGCCCTCCTGGCCCAGTCGGGGATCGAGCCCGTCCTCGTGGCGCCCGGCGTCGACGAGGAGTCCACCGCCGCCGCCGAGGCACAGCGCCTCGGTCGGGCGCTCACGGGCCCCGAGCTCGTGTCGCTGCTCGCCGTCGCGAAGGCCCGCGCCGTCGCGGACCGGTCGATCGCCGGCTCCCCCGTGGACGGTGTCGTCCTCGGAGGCGACTCCGCGTTCGAGGTCGACGGCCACCTGTACGGCAAACCCCACGACCCGGTCGTCGCGCGCGAGCGGTGGCGCGGGATGCTCGCGGCCGGCGGCGGCACCCTGTGGTCCGGCCACTGCGTCGTCGACCGCCGACGGGACCGGCCGGGAGGCTCCGGTACGGCCGCGTCGACGACCGCCGACGACCACGCGACCGGTGCGCATGCGGGACCGGCGGGCCGGGCCGGTGCCGTTCCTCCCGGCATGCGGATCGAGGGTGACACCGTCGTGGCGGTGGACGGTGCGCGGCTCACCTTCGCCGACGACGTCGACCCCGACGAGGTGGCGGCGTACGTGGCGACCGGCGAGCCGCTCGAGGTCGCGGGCGCGTTCACGATCGACGGCGCCGCCGCCGCGTACATCACCCGGATCGAGGGTGCCCCGAGCGCGGTCGTCGGACTGTCGCTGCCCATGCTGCGGTCGATGCTCCGTCACGGCTTCGGCATCGCCTGGCACGATCTGTGGGCCACCGCCTGA
- a CDS encoding biotin carboxylase N-terminal domain-containing protein, whose amino-acid sequence MPRISKVLIANRGEIAVRIIRAARDAGKASVAVYADQDRDALHARLADEAYALNGTTSADTYLVIDKIVSVARRSGADAVHPGYGFLAENADFARAVIDAGLVWIGPSPEAIERLGDKVSARHVAEAVGAPLAPGTIEPVQDVSEVVAFADEVGLPVAIKAAFGGGGRGLKVARTREEIPELFDSATREAVAAFGRGECFVEKYLDEPRHVETQCLADAEGNVVVVSTRDCSLQRRHQKLVEEAPAPYLTPEQTEQLYTSSKAILREVGYLGAGTCEFLVGRDGTVSFLEVNTRLQVEHTVSEEVTGIDLVREQFRIAEGGTLDYPDPEARGHSFEFRINGEDPGRNFFPAPGPVHVFHAPSGPGVRVDSGVVSGDVVTGAFDSLLAKLVVTGASRAEALERSRRALAEFEVTGLPTVLPFHRAVVEDPAFATADDAPFSVYTRWIETDFVNEIPAWSGEPEALPEPPARERVVVEVAGKRIEVTMPSVVGVAASPRHRTAPPKRRTSTVRGGGAGGPSGASVTSPMQATVVKLAVEEGQEVVKGDLLVVLEAMKMEQPVQAHRDGVVRAVNAPVGQTVSSGHVLLELA is encoded by the coding sequence ATGCCCCGTATCAGCAAGGTCCTCATCGCGAACCGTGGCGAGATCGCGGTCCGGATCATCCGAGCGGCACGTGACGCGGGCAAGGCCTCGGTCGCCGTCTACGCCGACCAGGACCGTGACGCCCTGCACGCCCGCCTCGCCGACGAGGCCTACGCGCTGAACGGGACGACGAGCGCCGACACCTACCTCGTCATCGACAAGATCGTCTCCGTCGCCCGACGCTCCGGTGCCGACGCCGTGCACCCCGGGTACGGGTTCCTCGCCGAGAACGCGGACTTCGCCCGCGCGGTGATCGACGCCGGACTCGTGTGGATCGGCCCGTCGCCCGAGGCCATCGAGCGGCTCGGCGACAAGGTGTCCGCCCGGCACGTGGCGGAGGCGGTCGGCGCGCCGCTCGCACCCGGCACCATCGAGCCGGTCCAGGACGTCTCCGAGGTCGTGGCCTTCGCGGACGAGGTCGGCCTGCCCGTCGCCATCAAGGCGGCGTTCGGCGGCGGCGGTCGTGGCCTCAAGGTCGCCCGGACCCGCGAGGAGATCCCCGAGCTGTTCGACTCCGCCACCCGCGAGGCCGTGGCGGCGTTCGGACGCGGCGAGTGCTTCGTCGAGAAGTACCTCGACGAACCGCGCCACGTCGAGACCCAGTGCCTGGCCGACGCCGAGGGCAACGTCGTCGTCGTGTCGACGCGTGACTGCTCGCTGCAGCGCCGCCACCAGAAGCTCGTCGAGGAGGCCCCGGCGCCGTACCTGACGCCGGAGCAGACCGAGCAGCTGTACACCTCTTCGAAGGCCATCCTGCGCGAGGTCGGCTACCTCGGCGCGGGCACCTGCGAGTTCCTGGTCGGTCGGGACGGCACCGTCTCGTTCCTCGAGGTGAACACGCGCCTGCAGGTCGAGCACACGGTGTCCGAGGAGGTCACCGGCATCGACCTGGTCCGCGAGCAGTTCCGCATCGCCGAGGGCGGCACGCTCGACTACCCGGACCCGGAGGCCCGAGGGCACTCGTTCGAGTTCCGCATCAACGGCGAGGACCCCGGCCGCAACTTCTTCCCCGCGCCCGGCCCGGTCCACGTGTTCCACGCCCCGTCCGGTCCCGGCGTCCGCGTCGACTCCGGTGTCGTCTCCGGCGACGTCGTCACCGGTGCGTTCGACTCGCTGCTCGCCAAGCTCGTCGTCACCGGAGCGTCGCGCGCCGAGGCGTTGGAGCGTTCGCGTCGTGCGCTGGCCGAGTTCGAGGTCACGGGCCTCCCGACCGTCCTGCCGTTCCACCGCGCCGTCGTGGAGGACCCGGCGTTCGCTACCGCCGACGACGCACCGTTCAGCGTGTACACCCGCTGGATCGAGACCGACTTCGTCAACGAGATCCCCGCGTGGTCGGGCGAGCCCGAGGCGCTCCCCGAGCCGCCGGCGCGCGAACGCGTCGTCGTCGAGGTGGCGGGCAAGCGGATCGAGGTCACGATGCCGAGCGTCGTCGGCGTCGCGGCGTCCCCCCGGCACCGGACCGCTCCCCCGAAGCGCCGCACCTCCACGGTCCGGGGCGGCGGCGCCGGTGGTCCCTCCGGCGCGAGCGTCACCTCGCCGATGCAGGCGACCGTCGTCAAGCTCGCCGTCGAGGAGGGCCAGGAGGTCGTCAAGGGCGATCTGCTCGTCGTGCTCGAGGCCATGAAGATGGAGCAGCCCGTGCAGGCGCACCGCGACGGCGTCGTGCGCGCCGTGAACGCGCCCGTCGGGCAGACCGTGTCCTCGGGACATGTGCTGCTCGAGCTCGCGTAG
- a CDS encoding response regulator transcription factor, whose amino-acid sequence MDHTSTTTRPVRVAIVDDHESVRLGIQAACQAEGYEVVLTAASVPEYVEALAGREVDVVVLDLSLGDGSTVTENVKHVQGTGAAVLVHSIADRVASVREALAAGAAGVIPKSSATKTVMAAVATVARGDVLNNLEWASAIDADRDFAKAQLGRREREILHLYASGLPLKLAAQQLGIGYSTAREYLDRIRVKYVEVGRPAPTKVDLLRRAVEDGILPGLDADGDGR is encoded by the coding sequence GTGGACCACACGAGCACGACGACCAGGCCGGTCCGGGTCGCGATCGTCGACGACCACGAGTCCGTCCGGCTCGGCATCCAGGCCGCGTGCCAGGCCGAGGGCTACGAGGTCGTGCTCACCGCCGCGAGCGTCCCGGAGTACGTCGAGGCCCTCGCCGGGCGCGAGGTCGACGTCGTCGTGCTCGACCTGTCCCTCGGCGACGGCTCGACCGTGACCGAGAACGTCAAGCACGTCCAGGGCACGGGGGCCGCCGTCCTCGTGCACAGCATCGCCGACCGCGTCGCGAGCGTCCGAGAGGCCCTCGCCGCCGGTGCCGCCGGGGTCATCCCGAAGTCCTCCGCGACGAAGACCGTCATGGCCGCGGTCGCGACCGTCGCGCGCGGGGACGTCCTCAACAACCTCGAGTGGGCGAGCGCCATCGACGCCGACCGCGACTTCGCCAAGGCCCAGCTCGGGCGTCGCGAACGCGAGATCCTGCACCTGTACGCGTCCGGGCTGCCGCTCAAGCTCGCCGCCCAGCAGCTCGGCATCGGCTACTCCACCGCGCGCGAGTACCTGGACCGCATCCGCGTGAAGTACGTCGAGGTCGGACGCCCGGCCCCGACCAAGGTCGATCTGCTGCGCCGTGCGGTCGAGGACGGCATCCTGCCGGGACTCGACGCGGACGGCGATGGT
- a CDS encoding TRAM domain-containing protein — MGDQVGTLLELDVTGIAHGGITVARHEGRVVFVTDAIPGERVVARVGEDRKKSFWRADTVEVLAPSPHRRPHVWEAAAIERDPAERAGGAEFGHIALEHQRALKQQVLVEAFARFAHLDLPDVEVVAAPGDDAADGLGWRTRVRLHVDEDGTPGPFAARSHHVVAVHDLPLAAAAVAAAAPLGARTMPGAAVVDVLAPSEGSGEGRLVIDAQAPTVVHERVGDRVFAVDDTGFWQVHRAAPRVLTDAVRRAVDPDRLDPQGHHLDLYGGVGLLAAALGDLVGGGYRVTSVESAAAATEHAQENLAEWVGARAETGRVDRWLRRTLDTVGRTERDRFAAGTVVLDPPRAGAGRDVVESVVALAPAQVVYVACDPVALARDVATFAELGYRLDDVRGHDLFPHTHHVEAVARLVPEV; from the coding sequence ATGGGTGACCAGGTCGGAACGCTGCTCGAACTCGACGTCACCGGGATCGCGCACGGCGGGATCACGGTGGCGCGGCACGAGGGACGCGTCGTGTTCGTGACCGACGCGATCCCGGGCGAGCGGGTCGTCGCCCGGGTGGGTGAGGACCGGAAGAAGTCGTTCTGGCGCGCGGACACCGTCGAGGTGCTCGCGCCGTCACCGCACCGTCGTCCGCACGTCTGGGAGGCCGCCGCGATCGAGCGCGATCCCGCCGAGCGGGCCGGTGGTGCCGAGTTCGGACACATCGCACTCGAGCACCAGCGGGCCCTGAAGCAGCAGGTCCTCGTCGAGGCGTTCGCGCGGTTCGCACACCTCGACCTGCCCGACGTCGAGGTCGTCGCCGCGCCCGGGGACGACGCCGCGGACGGTCTCGGCTGGCGGACCCGCGTCCGGCTGCACGTCGACGAGGACGGCACGCCCGGCCCCTTCGCCGCGCGCTCGCACCACGTCGTCGCGGTGCACGACCTGCCGCTCGCGGCGGCCGCCGTCGCGGCGGCCGCACCGCTCGGCGCGAGGACCATGCCGGGCGCGGCCGTGGTCGACGTCCTGGCCCCGTCGGAGGGGTCGGGCGAGGGTCGGCTCGTCATCGACGCGCAGGCACCCACCGTCGTGCACGAACGGGTCGGCGACCGGGTGTTCGCCGTCGACGACACGGGGTTCTGGCAGGTACACCGTGCCGCACCCCGGGTCCTGACCGACGCCGTCCGGCGCGCCGTGGATCCGGACCGGCTCGACCCCCAGGGCCACCACCTCGACCTGTACGGCGGCGTCGGGCTGCTCGCGGCGGCGCTCGGTGACCTCGTCGGAGGTGGATACCGCGTCACGAGCGTCGAGAGCGCCGCGGCCGCGACCGAGCACGCCCAGGAGAACCTCGCCGAATGGGTCGGAGCGCGTGCCGAGACGGGGCGCGTCGACCGGTGGCTGCGGCGCACGCTGGACACCGTCGGGCGGACCGAGCGGGACCGGTTCGCGGCCGGCACCGTCGTGCTCGACCCGCCGCGGGCCGGGGCCGGGAGGGACGTGGTCGAGTCCGTCGTCGCGCTCGCGCCCGCCCAGGTCGTGTACGTCGCGTGCGACCCCGTCGCGCTGGCGCGCGACGTCGCCACGTTCGCCGAGCTCGGGTACCGGCTGGACGACGTCCGCGGGCACGACCTGTTCCCGCACACGCACCACGTCGAGGCCGTGGCGCGGCTCGTCCCCGAGGTCTGA